A part of Ptychodera flava strain L36383 chromosome 11, AS_Pfla_20210202, whole genome shotgun sequence genomic DNA contains:
- the LOC139143849 gene encoding ganglioside-induced differentiation-associated protein 1-like isoform X1, whose protein sequence is MAGAKLTLYYDNISYYSQRAILALAEKGIDCDTKIVSVADMAFVDPWFIKLNPAGQIPIVTHGDKVITETPRILEYLDQAFPDANRLHPDDADERKRVMYFRDFADSITVRSIMARVCTTSSPRSRLREFSSGTNRDDC, encoded by the exons ATGGCTGGAGCCAAGCTTACGCTGTACTATGATAACATTTCTTACTACTCACAGAGG gcaattttggcTCTCGCCGAGAAAGGAATCGACTGCGACACCAAAATCGTTTCCGTTGCTGATATGGCCTTCGTTGATCCATGGTTTATCAAACTGAATCCCGCTGGCCAAATACCCATTGTCACTCACGGCGACAAAGTCATCACCGAAACTCCCAGAATTCTAGAATACCTTGATCAGGCTTTTCCTGATG CAAATCGCTTACATCCAGACGATGCAGATGAAAGGAAAAGAGTGATGTACTTTCGAGACTTCGCTGATTCAATCACGGTTCGTTCCATCATGGCTCGGGTGTGTACGACATCCTCACCTCGTTCCAGACTCCGCGAATTTTCCTCCGGGACGAATAGAGATGATTGTTAA